The following are from one region of the Salvia hispanica cultivar TCC Black 2014 chromosome 1, UniMelb_Shisp_WGS_1.0, whole genome shotgun sequence genome:
- the LOC125199900 gene encoding uncharacterized protein LOC125199900 — protein sequence MSDSESDDPPKSNQPITLSAEQFAEFMRISMSQKHSNHQPPSLESLGEVRLTEKLNGDNYPLWVKLMRRAIWGKGLASHINGVTDPPPPTDPDYNRWQQRDDCCFNWIINNIDASLVNEVSQYETAYDLWESLATTYGSGADQFQISDLHRQTYSLKQGNLSLENLWQKFQDLWISIDTRDPNPMDTPSSIEKYNQHTQRHRLYQFLWALDDNRYDKIKREILNMDPIPTARKAYGLVRRESVNEKLLNPEPKESGIGVGLAAFDRNRTQNYQQTPNCFHIHGFPEWWEEMKKNRQLRSTNRNSGGGRASAAVAVDRATYTDKPAGGVGPSATGGGENRTEEKSAIASVSMARVWSEGKRLVTEATGKGEIAAAKVPTAARVRRQEETGAARVSEFGGVFNLKTSKSRKSKFDPGKLPKSQTDPQTPYYSHLPPQN from the exons ATGTCAGATTCTGAATCTGATGACCCTCCAAAATCCAACCAACCCATAACCCTTTCAGCCGAACAGTTCGCTGAATTCATGAGAATTAGTATGTCTCAAAAACACTCAAACCATCAGCCTCCATCTCTGGAATCACTAGGCGAGGTACGCCTAACAGAGAAGCTCAATGGGGACAATTATCCCCTATGGGTGAAATTGATGAGAAGAGCTATCTGGGGGAAAGGTCTGGCATCTCACATAAATGGAGTTACAGACCCTCCCCCACCGACGGACCCAGATTACAACCGGTGGCAACAGCGAGATGATTGTTGTTTCAACTGGATCATCAACAACATCGACGCGAGCCTCGTCAACGAGGTCTCACAGTACGAAACGGCCTATGACTTATGGGAAAGCCTAGCCACGACGTACGGGAGCGGCGCTGATCAGTTCCAGATCTCCGACCTGCACAGACAAACATACAGTTTGAAACAAGGTAACTTATCACTAGAAAATTTGTGGCAAAAGTTTCAAGATCTGTGGATCTCGATTGATACCAGGGATCCAAACCCAATGGATACTCCGTCCAGCATCGAGAAATACAACCAACACACACAGAGACATAGATTATACCAATTCTTATGGGCATTAGATGACAATCGATATGATAAAATCAAAAGAGAGATCCTAAATATGGATCCAATCCCAACTGCAAGAAAGGCGTACGGACTGGTCAGACGGGAGTCCGTCAATGAGAAGTTGCTAAATCCAGAACCCAAGGAGTCCGGAATCGGAGTAGGACTTGCTGCGTTCGACAGAAATCGGACCCAGAATTACCAACAGACACCGAA TTGCTTCCATATTCATGGGTTCCCAGAGTGGTGGGAGGAGATGAAGAAGAACCGGCAGCTTCGAAGTACAAATCGGAACAGTGGAGGGGGTAGAGCATCGGCGGCCGTCGCCGTGGACCGAGCCACCTACACCGACAAACCGGCGGGCGGCGTCGGTCCATCAGCCACAGGTGGAGGAGAAAACAGAACAGAGGAGAAATCAGCCATAGCATCGGTTTCCATGGCAAGAGTATGGTCTGAAGGTAAGAGATTGGTGACCGAGGCCACCGGAAAAGGCGAAATCGCGGCGGCTAAGGTCCCCACGGCTGCTAGGGTTCGCAGACAAGAAGAAACAGGGGCGGCTAGGGTTTCTGAATTTGGGGGAGTTTTTAACTTAAAAACCTCCAAGTCCCGGAAATCTAAATTTGACCCCGGAAAACTCCCGAAATCTCAAACCGACCCCCAAACCCCATATTACTCTCATCTACCACCCCAAAACTAG
- the LOC125210554 gene encoding putative disease resistance protein RGA3 codes for MEGVSSAAIEVLVQNLINLFKDEYSLLRGFDEDTQQLQRTLGMIQAYLKDAEKKSITQEAVKIWLRELEAVAFDADNVLDELSYHLLHQKVHKMKSSKDKVLSCFSSFNGILHRRDMAHTIKRINATFECMNKRATDLGIQSMVVNAPAAITHTSIQTDSLSLDPIFVGRDDDVPKLVDMLTQIQDDRIFSTVALVGMGGMGKTTLTRKVFNRESLKARFGSLIWVHVSQTFDPISLFNKIYSTLTSNTCDRVEIKEVILKRLKEVHKSKTYLLVLDDVWNEDVLMWEDFINSMSGVTSAMGNGILITTRSEKVASTVHPFYIHHLNGLSDEDSWSIIKAKTFDENGEVPSGFAMIGRKIAKRCKGLPLAANVVGGVLRGKSEEEWRIIKEKWLSDDEGGENISKILKVSFDHLPSPSLKKCFTFCSVFPKGWKIEKQKLIELWMAEGFLQPDQRDDMESVGNMFFNVLLQNSLLQVVDKDEYGNVSKCVMHDLVHDLASNILSSNADGSTPIRYMFLPSPISEKEAKHLRTLFLCRETSGTKFSNFECLHNLTLYSYNEKELPNSVGELIHLRNLNISNSNIVKLPKWISELHHLQTLRVSRNLDELPSTLKYMFNLRHLHISSRTKLPAEIGRLTNIQTLPYFEVGKEKGYQIEELGSLKNLKGSLRIQNLEKVRDKEEALKANIFQKPKLFDLGFEWSYYGREDERNDESVLEGLQPHANLRKLEISRFKGKRFPTWVKKMAVCDGPQGSWVLLANLIKITISDCSEIEEIPTLKHLPNLKSLSLNRLKKVRFINTSFHHLTSLKIKELEALECLPERLFLNNQNLSSLYIINCRVLRELPDGVDTLNSLESLCIRDCENLKSIWNPSGGARQSEGILRELRIMECGELIEFPCEILELWAPTIEVLQLDGLRNLKNLPMLIDCLAKSSTRLSVLGIRSVPKLMAASSGSVESWDLSSLKSLSIDVSVEWSRENSVGIAETIEGMLQSCCNSLRYLSLKGIENWEWLPQSIQNLTVVYSLELEDIGVEELPQWLGNLSSLTWLHLYSCNKLKRQPFVDALNHLTRLEKLYISNCPELRIDSDWHNHLRHLEIEVDDQTV; via the coding sequence ATGGAAGGAGTGTCTTCAGCAGCCATTGAAGTTCTTGTTCAAAACCTCATCAACCTTTTCAAGGATGAGTACTCTCTACTTCGAGGTTTCGATGAGGATACCCAGCAGCTGCAGAGGACTTTGGGGATGATTCAAGCCTACTTGAAAGATGCTGAGAAGAAATCCATCACCCAAGAAGCTGTCAAGATCTGGTTGAGGGAGCTCGAAGCCGTGGCTTTCGATGCTGACAATGTCTTGGATGAACTCAGCTATCATCTTCTCCACCAAAAAGTACACAAGATGAAATCATCCAAGGATAAGGTACTATCATGCTTCTCATCATTTAATGGCATTTTGCATCGGCGTGATATGGCTCACACGATCAAACGAATCAATGCTACTTTTGAGTGTATGAACAAAAGGGCAACAGATCTTGGCATTCAAAGCATGGTTGTGAATGCACCTGCTGCTATTACTCATACTTCCATTCAGACGGATTCGTTGAGTCTTGATCCAATCTTTGTTGGAAGAGATGATGATGTGCCTAAACTAGTTGACATGCTCACCCAGATCCAGGATGATAGGATATTTTCCACGGTCGCTCTTGTCGGAATGGGGGGTATGGGGAAGACTACGTTGACTAGGAAAGTCTTTAACCGTGAAAGCTTAAAGGCTCGATTCGGATCACTTATCTGGGTTCATGTATCCCAAACTTTTGATCCAATTAGTCTTTTCAACAAAATCTATTCAACGTTGACTTCAAATACTTGTGATAGAGTTGAGATAAAGGAAGTTATCCTGAAAAGGCTTAAAGAAGTTCACAAGTCTAAAACTTatcttcttgttcttgatgATGTATGGAACGAAGATGTTTTGATGTGGGAAGACTTTATAAATTCCATGTCTGGAGTTACTTCCGCTATGGGAAATGGCATTTTGATCACCACCAGGAGTGAAAAAGTTGCTTCAACTGTTCACCCTTTTTATATTCATCATTTGAATGGCTTATCAGATGAAGATAGTTGGTCCATAATCAAAGCCAAaacttttgatgaaaatggTGAAGTTCCATCAGGATTCGCGATGATTGGAAGAAAGATTGCTAAAAGATGTAAGGGTTTGCCCTTAGCTGCCAATGTAGTTGGGGGAGTGCTTCGCGGTAAATCAGAAGAAGAGTGGCGCATCATCAAAGAAAAATGGCTTTCAGATGATGAAGGAggagaaaatatttcaaaaatattgaaagtaAGCTTTGATCACCTGCCTTCACCGTCGCTGAAGAAGTGCTTCACGTTTTGTTCGGTTTTCCCCAAAGGTTGGAAAATTGAGAAGCAGAAGTTGATTGAACTATGGATGGCCGAAGGCTTTCTTCAACCAGACCAAAGAGATGACATGGAGTCTGTGGGCAACATGTTTTTTAATGTGCTTCTACAAAACTCTTTGTTGCAAGTTGTAGATAAAGATGAGTATGGAAATGTTTCAAAGTGTGTGATGCATGACCTTGTGCATGATCTTGCATCTAATATTTTGTCCAGTAATGCTGATGGAAGCACCCCAATTCGATACATGTTTCTACCAAGTCCTATTTCAGAAAAGGAGGCCAAGCATTTGCGTACATTATTTTTGTGCCGTGAAACTTCTGGTACGAAGTTCTCAAACTTTGAATGTTTGCATAATCTTACTCTTTACAGTTACAATGAGAAAGAGTTACCGAATTCAGTTGGAGAGTTGATAcatttgagaaatttgaatatttccaATTCAAATATTGTAAAGTTGCCGAAATGGATTAGTGAACTGCATCACTTGCAAACATTAAGAGTAAGCAGGAACTTAGATGAACTGCCAAGTACGTTAAAGTATATGTTTAACTTAAGGCATCTTCATATCTCTTCTCGTACAAAGTTGCCGGCGGAGATTGGGAGATTGACTAACATCCAAACACTACCTTACTTCGAAGTGGGCAAAGAGAAAGGCTACCAAATTGAAGAGCTCGGAAGTTTGAAGAATCTCAAAGGAAGTCTAAGGATTCAGAATTTGGAGAAGGTACGTGATAAGGAAGAGGCTCTGAAAGCAAATATATTTCAGAAGCCAAAGTTATTTGATTTGGGGTTTGAATGGAGTTATTATGGTAGAGAAGATGAAAGAAACGATGAGAGTGTGTTGGAAGGCCTCCAACCTCATGCAAATCTGAGGAAGTTGGAGATTTCTAGATTCAAAGGAAAAAGATTTCCAACATGGGTTAAGAAGATGGCAGTATGTGATGGTCCTCAAGGCTCTTGGGTACTGCTTGCCAActtgattaaaattacaatctCTGATTGCTCAGAAATTGAGGAAATCCCAACGCTGAAGCACTTACCTAATCTCAAGTCTCTTTCTTTGAACAGATTGAAGAAGGTGAGGTTCAtaaatacttcattccatCATTTAACATCgctcaaaataaaagaattagaGGCATTGGAATGTCTGCCAGAACGGTTATTCCTCAACAATCAGAATCTCTCATCTTTGTATATTATAAATTGTCGTGTGTTGAGAGAATTACCAGATGGCGTTGACACtctcaattctttggagagtTTGTGTATTCGTGATTGTGAAAATCTGAAGTCGATTTGGAATCCAAGTGGCGGAGCAAGACAATCAGAAGGGATCCTCCGTGAGCTGAGAATTATGGAATGCGGAGAGCTGATAGAATTTCCGTGTGAAATTCTAGAGTTGTGGGCCCCTACTATTGAGGTTCTTCAATTGGATGGATTAAGGAACCTAAAGAATCTACCGATGCTAATTGACTGCCTCGCTAAATCATCTACTCGTCTCAGCGTATTGGGAATCAGAAGTGTTCCTAAATTGATGGCTGCTAGTAGTGGTAGTGTTGAGAGTTGGGATCTTAGCAGCTTGAAATCATTAAGCATAGACGTGAGTGTGGAATGGTCAAGAGAGAATAGTGTTGGCATTGCAGAGACTATCGAAGGGATGCTGCAAAGTTGCTGCAACTCACTTCGTTACTTAAGTTTGAAGGGGATAGAAAATTGGGAGTGGCTGCCCCAATCAATTCAAAATCTCACTGTTGTTTATTCATTAGAGTTGGAGGATATAGGAGTAGAAGAATTGCCCCAATGGTTGGGGAACCTCTCATCTCTAACATGGTTACATCTATATAGTTGCAACAAGTTGAAGCGTCAGCCCTTTGTGGATGCATTGAACCACCTCACTAGATTAGAAAAGTTATATATTAGCAATTGCCCAGAACTACGTATTGATTCGGATTGGCACAACCACCTTCGCCATCTGGAAATCGAGGTCGATGACCAAACCGTTTGA
- the LOC125210814 gene encoding protein ROOT HAIR DEFECTIVE 3 homolog 1-like, giving the protein MAYISKNLCMSMVLMHHDTAFGKQGALFALAVSDIVLVNMYDTEATHILMKVLDLEAFANAEIDQTNWDSSEVREKLKQDIDAHIAAVCGANFHVEKELNESLAAPVGALVDGAKDYRWAAIRMLLFRETEASISRFSSAISGFEVGDKTKDKMVVRVEITILWAILALVVWVFKYDLTSCFLA; this is encoded by the exons ATGGCCTATATCTCTAAAAATCTTTGCATGTCCATG GTTCTTATGCAT cacgaCACTGCATTTGGAAAGCAGGGTGCTCTTTTTGCCCTCGCTGTTTCTGACATAGTGCTcgtaaatat GTATGATACAGAGGCTACACatattttgatgaaggtgTTAGATTTAGAAGCTTTTGCAA ATGCAGAGATTGATCAAACAAATTGGGACTCTTCTGAAGTGAGAGAGAAGCTTAAGCAAGATATAGATGCTCATATTGCTGCAGTTTGTGGTGCCAA TTTCCATGTTGAGAAAGAATTGAACGAATCGTTGGCTGCACCTGTTGGGGCTTTGGTAGATGGAGCCAAGGATTACCGATGGGCAGCAATAAGAATGCTACTTTTCCGTGAGACAGAAGCGTCAATTAGTCGGTTTTCTAGTGCTATTTCTGGTTTTGAAGTAGGTGATAAAACAAAGGATAAAATGGTTGTGAG GGTGGAAATTACCATTCTATGGGCAATACTTGCTTTGGTTGTTTGGGTTTTCAAATATGATCTCACTTCTTGTTTCTTAGCCTAG